A part of Maridesulfovibrio hydrothermalis AM13 = DSM 14728 genomic DNA contains:
- a CDS encoding PTS sugar transporter subunit IIA, with protein MNISDNLVKDLVIHELASSGKAEVLKEMVSALKATGFEFDVEKALGVLNDREKLGTTGIGDGIAIPHGKLECLEEIVVIVGRSRDGVDFESLDMKPCKIFFMVLAPEQGAGAHLKVLAQISRQLKDEAFRQAFIDTNDKQELLNLLGVS; from the coding sequence ATGAATATAAGTGATAATCTGGTTAAGGACCTTGTCATTCATGAACTTGCAAGTTCTGGAAAGGCTGAAGTTCTGAAAGAAATGGTTTCCGCACTCAAGGCGACAGGCTTTGAGTTTGATGTGGAAAAGGCTTTAGGGGTCCTGAATGATCGAGAAAAACTCGGAACAACCGGCATAGGGGATGGCATCGCCATCCCCCACGGTAAACTGGAATGTCTTGAAGAGATTGTTGTCATCGTAGGCAGAAGCCGTGACGGTGTTGATTTTGAATCTCTGGACATGAAGCCGTGCAAGATATTTTTTATGGTTCTGGCTCCCGAACAGGGAGCCGGAGCACATTTAAAGGTTCTGGCACAAATCTCCCGCCAGCTAAAAGATGAAGCCTTCAGACAGGCTTTTATCGATACCAACGATAAACAGGAACTGCTGAATCTTCTTGGAGTCTCATAA